gaaactatttctgattttaattcaaacatggccagatagtggaaaaacagaattttctactttctgtctgaaatgatgcttaaattttgagaactgtcaaattcctttcctcttttaaaaaaggggtacaaatattttgatatttttattgctttaatttaactaattcctaattaaaactaaatcctttccgttttttaatttttaaaattttacatttaaaatataaaattaaataaattaatttaattaaataaatttaaaatataaaatttaaaattgaaaaataaatttaaaatttattgaattaaattaagtacattaattaaagccttaaaatatctctaagcattctaaatattttagattgaagattgtctttgttcagtctagagaaaggctttctttaatgttttgatttggtcaacaacaatgatgacaggattacagggcactgtttatgaaggaagattaagggaatacaatttgtgtattctaatcagtctggcaacactctatcatggggaggaggaatacagctggaaaactgtaaagaaaaccatttaacagcaacacaggattctggcttttgctgcatttgctgcagtagatacacaaactgcaaagcctgctccagcttgacctcacacatattttaaaacaaatacttaagagcgtgcagtgtgtgtagcatcggtttctcttatttgactcatattccataacgaatgagcagaagagagaaaaaaagcttcttaaatataaaaaagacttttttttttttttactaaagatcacagctcttgccatcttccatacctgcctcaactctgacctctaaacctcagtgcccttcttacgccaggagctcagccatcttttccagatggaggaggagcatgtccccacagtccccaggagacctgcatctctatcaaaaggcatttggcactaaaaggtgaattggctggcacaggtgtcaccttgtccaacagcccagcggctgaggcgctccctgcaaaagtcccatatctgcatcccctacttactcagatttgcagttggagccgTGGTTTTCTCACGGACCACGCGCGaggctgagcttgaggttgcaggcgtcctgaggcgagaatctccctttaacagttggtgtcccactttcaggagatctggagtggtatcaggacaattaatgggccagagagagagagagagagagagaagagttatggtgtgcctgctgggtacttggcttcaaacccccagtacaagagtaactagattatacaaagtggaagagcttccctgggagcagactccctgcatcccctcagcctgctcagcggcctgctactagggcactcgtctcctttgtgctcaagtccagcctccaaaagaggcaaacagatctaagtagaagtttcttttccctttactgaactaagtaacaggcatctccttttaatgttcttttcctttgtcaggaaggacataagcacctaagtgcgcaagatttgtgcccgagaccctgaattgtaggtggcctgtgccaccagcccagagctgagcagatcattgcttaggacagatgggattcaggctttcgccttttacttgcccattcctcctttgtaacttgctgacttcttttcgggatcctctattatctctgtgatgtctgggtgcctgctgcagcccgagagtcttctgaacaaaaggagatatatgtCTTGAGGGGCCTCAGCCCAACCACGTCCCTACtaagcaacatcaacaataattttttagaaagggtggatcatacaatctgtgacatttttctagaacactttaatttaacaggaacttgcagatttgggttcaaaaatacaaaactcttgaaagccaaaacagtctttgtaggtgctactttgtttatttgtctttgaaagaaatacgtggccctttgaatatgttatccacaccaattcaactcaatttgttgaaattcaaactctaaatctaaaacatataaaaatcctaaataaaaaaccatagcgctatgctcataatttttcaaagatgctttttcagcatcttttgctcaaaatatttctcttccaattatattccgttcttatctcttggaagttatacagcacttttttcacttcagtgcaattcagttagcttataccctaaaaattcttcactcctgctaacaaaattcacggtgcaacgggagatacaggctgtccatgtgcaatgctaggtgccttgggcagcggtcctcagaaacaggacaaacggacagtgcccaagcctatgagggatgaacaggagaggaagaggcatctaattagacttacttgaagatccaagcgtgatcttcaaacacaaactttcttccgcaaatgaatgtctaagactgggtttcctttctgtaaaacaaaacaaaacaaaaaaaaaaaaaagaaaaagaaaagagacagaaaccgtacttggcttcaggaaaggctaacagcagagctgtcatagacctgatgaggaacacaggagattggggtgggattcatctgactaagcatggatgtctctaatgtagacacccatgtctgagccagcctcggtcccatatttaggcaaccgagagttcgtcaatataaccagtgagttcaaggtactccctcacccccgaaacagctcccacaacggccaggagagaaatggcagattcacctgttcaagctgttccacttctgatCAGCGATGggaccagtcactggagcagacaaggggggcgcccccccatctgcagcccacagctcctgaaggttgtctaaggagacccgtagattcggttttcacctcttctgaatcacaaataccgagggatttaccccaggcagaggagccccagcgggatccgccgcctgcgctgggtccgttgacccaactggcagggaccggtcaaaaactgccacaggggggacccaggcgttccgatgcacgcggagggggctgggctatgcaaatgagggaaccccccagcagccgcttcccccctgctgccagccgccagacctcacagcaccagctgctacaacacaccaagccttcacagggtgacgcctctctgtgctcaactccgggatgcaagcttcgaggttagcgcgggcttcagcctgggcacggcaTCCTCGCTCACGGAGGGCGACATGCgcgtgctcatttccctctgaaagttaaaaataacattagaaaccctcaagctgacacaacaacatcttcaactcgtttaaactagacacaggagatgtttctgtgatcctagtttttaagaacaaaaatacatgcttttttgagccttcagccgttttaaaaaccattaggtgctgccacctcctgcacatcagccctcctgcattgctttgccctctcctgctgcgttgctttgccctctccttcccctgcttgccaggcactcaccacagcagcaacgttCTCCGGGTAGACGGTCATCATCACGGCGTTGGCAGGACCAAAGCTGATATAGGTGGAGTAGGCTTCCAACACGGCCATACTGAGGtagaacagagatgctgtctcctggcagatgacagcctaagaaccaaggatgacacagtcattcccaggagggagcacactgcaaaggggggaaaaaaggaacccacacaagcaagccccagccggcaatttggtgtgcagtagcagcaaaggagacCATTGTATACCAGTggtaccagggaggggagaggccctGAGGTTTGTCCCATCCACTTACCAAGGTGACCCAGGAGCTACTGCCCCCATGTGCACCGCAGATGTAGAGGCACAGGAGGGTGATGgacatgacaaagcagaacacagagacaaacatcacccagccttgcagcatggGTAACTGGACCTTCGAGGATGCCACCAGGATCCAGACAAGGCCCCCAAAGATCTGCAAgtgaaagtgggagagaaagcaagcatggggTAAATCGGCTTatccagggcagagccaaagGCCACGCACACCTCTGGCGCTAGCACTGCACATGGCAATAGCCCAGGGATACCTCTgagttcttcccagcctccacttgaaactgggtatttagctgggagcacctgcctctgatcttgacccaaaaaaagcctgcctgtggccctgcctcctggtgtcactgccattcatgccctccccacatcagtgtgctcaggaggctggttcagacatttctgaaggctggtgtcGATGAACAGGGAAGCTTATCCCAGTAGGGCATGTTTGCTTCACACCCAGTGTGgcagatacctgaaaggagtgctgtcaaaggcagctcagctgcacaaacagcacagacatggccTTAATGAAGGCCACGTGAAAATGTTaccctgaaaggagagagaacaagctGAAGAGAGGTAATACCGCCAGTTTTACTCTCTGGTAGGGGAAATAAGGTTggggctcccagcttctcctgggaaggaggacttgtattgctgctccagctatttGGGTCTTCCTTCGCTGGCtacaccagagctgcacaatgcaccagctgctgctccagtcgcaggtgggaccccattcttctcacccaggcttgggagtttgccttgggttttttggtgggatggggaacgcaaggacagctacatctaggctctaccttttctccaccagcagatTCCTACACCAGAGGATGAGAGCACAATGTCCAGTGCTGCAGAGTGTTGAGCTGCAAACGGTGTCTTTGCACTACAAcacactcagcagcttttctctgcctcaaatcAGCCCAGTTGTTTCTTGAACCTGTGCAAAGTTTAGTCTATGCAGCATCCTATGATGAGGAGTTTCTCGGCTGAACGCACACTGCGTGgagactggtgctgctgtggggacctaTCCCTCATCACTGGCTGGTCTTGGGCTCGCAGGCAAATCTCCAGAGGTAAGACAGCCTCACTGACTCTAAGAGCATTCTGATCGCCAGTGTATCCCAGGCCAGCCTTTGCCACCATCCAAGTGCCAACTCATACAGATCacggcatttccatttccttggaggctttttgcaagtggagaaaaacgTTTCTGATTTACAATACTCAGAAAACGTTACATCATTTGTGTCACCCACATTTGTAGGAAAGTTCATTGGTTACATTACACAAATTGATACATTAAATCAAGGATGCGGTTGAGACCTTGCAAATATCTGAGTGCAAATAGGTTgtccaaagtgctgctgttttgctgcctctaatAACAACCAAAGACTGACACTTGAAAACTAATCCAGTCCCTGTAATAAATCGTGCAATGACACCATGAGTGCGTTGCAGCTAAAGGTCCTGGAGAAAACCTCACCGCTGCTCCATTAAAATCCAACACAAGTGGGGTGAGATAagaggttgggggaagaagtatcacttctcatttcttaccactccccaactctcctttctgcaggatgcgATTTCTCACTCAGACAAGTATGTTTGTGTGGTTTGATTACTGGCTTTGGTTCAGAAGAGTCATAGAAATGAGGAAAGGGTCAAGAGGCTTccaataaacacacagcaggttggggacaacagtctaaggaaaaaaaagtcttttaaatagcctttacaaagcgaacatatctgctttcagctcgTTTCAGCTTTTCCACGTAGGCCTGGCTATCCAGATATGCAGAagactcttcaaatgaaatagattacaagaatgaaacccagcctcacagaataaaaatggtagctCTTAATCAGCACACCCCGATGTGGCAATCGTATGAGCTGCGGGCAGGACCTTCTGGCTTTTTCGCATCTGTCTTAGCAattgaaatgacaaatatttttgtggttaccGTATTAGTCCACTGAAGGCAACCTTGGATTCCGCTACGGACTGAGaaactctttgtccttctgaatgctgtgatatgaggcagctgccccttttGTACACAGAGATAATACAGCTGGACGACCTAGAGTCATAacgcctccagagatggagaaatccagttatgcaacattcttctttcccaggtggtTCCTTAGCCTTTAGGATGCACATTTCCAGATCTTACCCAAACCAAAGGATAGGGTGCTTATTTTCGTCTCATTAAGCAAGCTGCCTTGCCAAATcccctggagaaagggattaCAAACAGTTCAAGGCACAGCCACTACCGTAATATGCTGATGCCAACAGCATGTTCAGCACCAGGACCACCGTAACCCAGTGGTAGAGGTGGCTGGCAAGTGTCTGCCCCACCAGAACCTCCACAGGGACTTTGTACCCaccttcatgcagctgcaggaaacctagaccatgctctcaggccctgggcagagaccaAGTCCCCAGAGCGTatttggaggagctgaggcaaactTCTCCTTATACATCAGTAACGCCTGCTTTACTCCAATTCTTCTTTGCTCGACAGCTAGGAGAATGAAGTaagtgctgtaaatcccaggagtgtggactgacttgggtggcaaggaaggatttggtcACAAAGGGCAAAGTTGAAGTTTTAGCATTAAGTGATCTGAGTGCCATTCTACAACCCTCAGCCAAGCCCCTCAGTGCTGGATGAAAGTACTCAGGCTTTGGAACAAGCCTCTCAAACTGttgtgagaagagcaggcttcatgggcagaagacacaggaaaaagactttagttgaaactttccatcttctagtcagtgctcgcagcaactgcttttaatcaccTGTGCCAAACCTATTAAGATTATGATCTTCTCCTGCTTAAGGGAACTACAATATGGGAAGAAGTTATAAGGTGTTTGTTCActctttgctcacccactgtTGCCCACGCACCCAGGTCCAGCgctctgtgtcttcagctcgggaacactgcagctgagcagaacggcttcagcagccttgagtctttgctgctgtgaacaattacttcagcttgcctttagcccctgctttaagcaaaccgtttatcttctgcctgtttcagctgctaaaatcatcttccaattaattaatcGGCTCAAATTGGCAACCTACTTTAAACCTACCAGCAAccccttccattttgttaggcaggagattacaaaatgtttacagatacaccacaaaaatcccctgcagactaaaggagagcttcagagctcccagctcagggcttgtgcttttctctgagagtgATCTAGGCaccaggggctgccctcagaCCCCTATGGCTCAGAGACCTGGCACGGGTCCTGAACCACATGCTTTGTATGAGGTCTCATccctcaggcacctgcagcatgaagcgtgctggatgccctgcaaacaggatctgccctccccaggaagaagccagaactcacgatttcaggaatgaagagcacatctggaaaagttgtcagaacagccaggccgctgggcaaagaagtggtggaagttgctgaggacattgtgagcctctcccacggtgactgtcagctgctctggctctagctgctggaggtagctgccaaatgcaaccttcttccctccctcttttccttccttctgtccctccccttcttcctgctcttcctcctgccctcactccttcctgttggcagatgaagaaagctgtgaatggcacaggtgtggccaaaccctgtgaccaggggctacttggtggctgatgggagccacatgggaggttttcaggagatgtgaggagccctgaggcattttgagcacagctgtctgtacaCAAGCTGAGCATGTAGGGCAAGtccctgggtggtggtgggtagCACTGCCTTATATCTGAGGGCAGTAGGGAAGACCTGTACACATCCAGACAGGCAACCTCTCATcccctttatttgcacagtaaatcaGCTTGTCCGCCACCCACATGagctgtccacagcagctgccacaagggcagctggtggacagggcaagacaggacatgacagctactggcaaagagcagggctgagaaacctcTCACAGATGGACATGCGGTCCCAAGACAAGGGCAGTTGAATCGCAGGATGAACCACTTCTATCATCTCAGAGGGAGACTGGATAtgccaaggtaagaaaaatgacataaaataatgagatttcccaagccatttggctttttccatgacatcaatcccttggcagccctttcacagccacACCAACACTGGAGCTCTGTACTAGCCTAGCCTCCCAGTGGACCCAACGCTCTCTCTCACTCTCACCACAGCCCAGCTTTGCAATTAAAATCTTCCAGCGATTCCTTCCACACAAAAGGTGCCCTGAATACCAACTACCGCTGGTCCTCAccttcccttggcagccctttcacaaccacaccaacgctgggcctctctgcttgctttgccatgtaagtggcaaccttgccagagcccagcaacaaAGTGGACACTCACCTGCTAGGgctccaacaaataaatgaccGGGACCGAAACCTGTTGACAGTTCATCACTGCGCAACCCTGGAAGAGTgcatcttcttggttttttgggggtattttaaatcagcttcagtaaaatgtctcttagatttgtaaatctttaggaagaacaaacattgcataatgcaggtgaagtgcttggaaatgttctgacttaaatgttgttgacatgtaaaattgtctgaaacctCAAAATTGAATGTTacggttaaaaaaggaggagagaattgttggggttttccttgctgaagagtagtagtgctgtgttaatttttaaggagaatttcatactgaaggggctaagattgtaaacctttgaaaagcccactcgtgatttgcattttggatttgttttgaaatctaaaaatcattaatattttagctctctgtctttgcttttttctcttgagctgcGGAGTTGTTTAGGACACTTGATGTAGTATATGTACAtagatctgtcttgttcttttgtgtaattctttttgtaaggtattacgcttacttgttacaagtacagtaatcaagtactccatacaaagtctcagatgattttttttcgCAAGGTTGATAGGCAATACCTTCTgggtttacagtttctcttgcagtatatatccgtggtgtaattaacttctgacattTAACATTTCGGCATAGTACTTGGCACgcctgcctctgttctcagCAGACGGTAGTAAGGAACTGATCTGTAGTCTCTTAATGCTAGAAGACTGCCTCTTGGTCtacaaaatgatctgaagatttcagacagctaaatgggggacaaagtctccccaaaccctccggagtgttaatgctgactgtactccagcagtgcttattgagaatgaaatccatgtgcagaaaaagtaaggatctcccttagctgcctgtgtctgggtacctattggtgctcagttaatatctggaagtgtcttagactggaatcatttttgtgtagaaatggagggctgtgttccgttaagtaacagggaagactatatcctgtgaccttttctctggtggcttggtatttatgtgtagcagttgaaataagcccaatacggcttcctggaaaccaaagcgttctggaagacagtgctgagcagtaggctactagtgcctgcaaagttcctgtagtctctttcttccccactccccagcagattctgggctgagatgcacccaaattttccaggcagtgatcaacatagtggacgataaaatgggattttcctttaaactggattttcagttaattgaatttagttagaacttggttgcttctgcaaattgtagatacctatctgcacctttagactttctaaatgccaacgaatttattttttttcccaacaggaacagtcaagctaaatgctctttggctgaataagcagcactgtataaaatgtctcgtgtgtgaaaatgttttttgtacattgtaggggaatagacagggatcggcgaccggaagatcacgggctgtgacggaaaggtagactcctccccataggagtggcaggaacaggaagcgcaagagctatataagcgtgtgacgcagctaaataaacggacattttgtatccatcatattgatgtctgtgcatcactgtccccagggtgggtagagccctgtgtcccggagatatgcggcccaagataagttctcccatagaagcgtacagcaacaagtgaggaccccgacgtgatcggcggggcggcatggcaagttcgccggggggaaaagatagcttggggcacgcacgggtgggacggggagccgcaggacggcgggcgcgccatggaatcagtcgtaaaggtactgaagggattggggaaggaatatggaacttcgatttcgaaggcgcctacctcaaaggccatccaatggatgattacgtgggggctcatacggagtcccgcagacatatttaataaagataattgggtgagaattaaagaggagtcagccgaaagggctatgatgagAAAACgccagtacatacagctctgagaAAGATACTGATACAAAAATTCGCGGATACTATCTTTCAAAGTCCGAACCTCCCCGTAAGAGGAAGCGgagtatccagaaagttcccgaaataaaactcaatagtaacaaagtcactattaagcaggcatcctttattacagcgctgggcagcactggggattgatCCACCAtgagtgctccagtgattcagTAAACTTCTAAAGATTTTAtactataaagtcatacatattaATGAGATTCACCaggattcattaacatatgtaaaagctcaagctgcatgcatagttgtccttttagtggtctttgggagtcctccagtggtctctgatggtcttcctcacctatCCGCTGgctgaactttgggtttcctttgcccatataTAGTCATTGAATGAGCTCCTCGGTCCTTTAGCCTTGGACTGTCACAAGGGGttgatttaaactagttcctcgagtgcttatctcggcactgatgtcctgagtctctgttatcaatgaatttacgagcttattcactatctttttaatcctgtctGGCACCAAGttgcattcttcaaaaccctgaaactatctttgcaagggaggaaaccacaagagaacaaggatgcttacaataaggactaagtcaaggactgtcaggggtttagttctttcattccccccttttctttaagctttgTAAATTCCTTTACAAAGGTTctaaattttcatatttcattatcTTAGGTAAAGCCCAAACTCTTATTGCCAATTTCTTTAGCTTATACCACAAACAGTAATTGACGACACTTAGTATAATAACAAATGCTAACAATATCAAAAGCGGGTGAactaaaatattcaaagttttctctgcagagggtgAGTACCCTGAAAAGATATCCCACCAATGGTGGGCAGTATCAGATTCAATTTGACTCGACAGTCCGACAAGCTTGTCTccagttattattgttttaataatagatTCAGCTAATGTTTTGTTTCGTTTTCCTAAATGTTCTTGAAGTTTCTGTGATTGattcaagatttcatttaatttcttcagagataaaCTTGCATGACTTAAATTTAAGCTCTCATAATGCCAAAACATTGCTACTTGTTCTTCTGTATATGCAAAAAATGAATAGGTTTGTCCATGCCAAGTTAAATGGGTTATGTTCTTGAGACATCCTATGAATGGGGTAGTTACATTGTATTGTTCAACTACTGATCGATTGTTAGTTACTAAGCACACATATCTGGCATTAACTTCTACAAACATTTCGAACACATTAGGAGACAAGATCGTCCATTTACAATTGTTAACAGAGTGTTCTAATAAGCAGGGTTCATATATTCGAGATTGTTGTCCACGCAAGATTCCATCAGAGGTGGTTTCACAAAGATCTAAATCgtatgttttgttattgttccCAATATACTTCCCTTGGAATTCTGGTAACCAATATTCTGGGTTCCCTTGA
This Phalacrocorax aristotelis chromosome 3, bGulAri2.1, whole genome shotgun sequence DNA region includes the following protein-coding sequences:
- the LOC142055629 gene encoding myelin and lymphocyte protein-like, producing MSSATSTTSLPSGLAVLTTFPDVLFIPEIIFGGLVWILVASSKVQLPMLQGWVMFVSVFCFVMSITLLCLYICGAHGGSSSWVTLAVICQETASLFYLSMAVLEAYSTYISFGPANAVMMTVYPENVAAVV